The genomic region CGGCCAGCTCGACGAGGCGGCCGGAGCCCGGGAACAGCTCGGTGCGGAAGTCGGTGAGGATGCCGAAGGCGAAGACGTCGATCTGCAGCTCGTCGACGATCTTGGCCAGCTGGTCGACCTGGTCGCGGGTGTAGAACTGCGCCTCGTCGCAGATGACGTAGTCGATGCGGGTGCCCTGGGTGAGGCTGTCGACGACGTGGCGCCAGAAGTCGAAGTCGGCGTCGACCTCGAGGGCCTCGTGGGTCAGGCCCAGGCGGCTGGAGATGCGTCCCTGGCCCGCCCGGTCACGGGTGACGAAGATCCGTCCCTGCCGACCGCGGGCGGCGTGGTTGTGGTTCGTCTGGAGCGCCAGGGTGCTCTTGCCCGAGTCCATGGTCCCGGTGAAGAAGTGCAGTTCGGCCACGGGGCGCGATCCTCTCACGCCCCCGTCGGTACGGCACGATGGGCGTCATGAGCAGCCCTCTCATCAGCGTCCCCGTGCTGCGCGGACTCCTCGACGACCCGCACGCCCCCGACGTGACGCTCCTCGACGTCCGCTACCGCCTCGGGGGACCGGCCGGCCCCGAGCAGCACGCCGCGGGCCACCTGCCGGGAGCGGCGTACGTCGACCTCGACACCGACCTCGCCGCCCCGCCGGCCACCACCCCCGACGGCGGCGGGCGCCACCCGCTGCCGGCCACCGAGGACCTCCAGGCGGCGATGCGCCGTCTCGGTGTCGACGACGGACGCCCCGTGGTCGTGTACGACGACTGGTCGGGGCTGGCGGCCGCGCGGGCCTGGTGGCTGCTGCGCCACCACGGCCACAGCAACGTGCGCGTCCTCGACGGCGGCTGGGCGGCATGGCTGGCCGGGGGCGGGTCCGTCGAGACGGGCCCGGTCGACCCGGCCCCAGGTGGCTTCACCGCGCGGCAGAGGCGGATGCCGCTGGTCGAGCTCGACGGTGTCCTCGACGTCGACGTGCTCGTCGACGCCCGGGCCCCCGAGCGCTACCGCGGCGAGGTCGAGCCGATGGACCCGGTCGCGGGCCGCGTGCCCGGCGCCGTCAACGTGCCGACGACCACCAACCTGACCTCCGCCGGCACCTTCCGCGACGCCGCCACGCTGCGGGCGCTCTACGCCGCCGAGGGGGTCGAGCCCGGCGCCGACGTCGCTGCCTACTGCGGCTCCGGCGTCACCACCTGCCACGACGTGCTGGCGATGGAGGTCGCGGGCATCCGCGCGGCCCTCTACCCCGGCTCGTGGAGCGAGTGGAGCGCCGACCCGTCCCGGCCCGTGGAGCGAGGCTGAGCCAGGCGCCTACCTACCAGTGCACGCCCTTGAAGATCTTGGCCAGCATGATCTGCTCCGACTCACGGGTGCCGCCCTCGCCCTTGGCCGCGGCCGAGTCGGGGAAGACGTGGTAGGCCATGTTGAGCAGCCGGAACGTCAGCTTGGGCGCCACCGTGTGCGCCACCGCGCCCACGTTGCCGAGCAGCGTGTTGATCTCGTGGGGACGCGCGACCATCGCCTCCACGACCAGGTCGGCGGCCTGCGCCGGTGAGATCGTGGGGAACTTGTCGTAGATCTTGGTCGGCGCGATCATCGGCGTGCGCACCAGCGGCATGTGGATGCCGGTGAAGGTGACGCCGTCGCCGACCAGCTCGGAGGCCACCACGTTGCTCCACGAGTCGAGCGCCGACTTCGAGGCGACGTAGGCCGAGAACCGCGGCGGGTTGGTCTGCACGCCGATCGAGCTGACGTTGACCACGTGGCCGCGCTGCTGGGCCTGCATCGTGGGCAGCAGCCCCATCACCAGACGGATCGCGCCGAAGTAGTTGAGCTGCATGGTGCGCTCGAAGTCGTGGAAGCGGTCGTGCGAGAGCCGCAGCGAGCGCCGGATGGAGCGCCCCGCGTTGTTGACCACGAAGTCGACCGAGGGCAGCTCGGCGGCCAGCTGCTCGCACAGCCGGTCGATCGCCTCGAGGTCGGAGAGGTCGCAGGGGTGGACCAGCGCCTGGCCGCCGCGCATCTCGATGGCCGCGCGCACCTCCTCGAGCTTGTCCTTGCCTCGCGCGACCAGCACCGGCACGCCGCCGGCCTGGGCGACCTTGTGGGCGGTGACCTGCCCGATGCCGGACGAGGCGCCGGTGATGACGACGTGCTTGCCCTGCAGCGCCGCGCGGATGCGCGGGTCGCGAGCGGTCGTCTCGTCGAGGTGCTCCTCCCAGTAGGAGTAGAGCGTGCGGGCGTAGGACTCGAGGTCGGGCACCGCGATGCCGGAGCCCGCGAGCGCCCGCTCGGTGCGCCGGGAGTCGAAGACGGCCGTGAAGCTCGTGTGCGCCAGCACCTCGGCCGGTACGCCGACGCGGCTGGTGACCAGGTCGAGCGCGGCCTGCAGCGGCGTCACCCTGCCCACCGCCGCGAGGAGCCCGGCGGGCTGGAGGGCCCGGGGCAGCCGGCGGGCCAGGCCGCGGTCGAGCCCGATCGCGAAGGTCGGGGCGCCCGCGGCGGCGCAGAAGGCGTTGATCATGTCGACGACCGGCTGCGGCTCGGGGTTGACCAGGTGGAAGGCCTCGCCGTCGCGGCCGGGCAGGTGGGCCAGGTGGTCCATGGCGCGGGCCACGTAGTCGACCGGCACCACGTTGGTGTCGCCCATGTCGACACCCGCGAGCGGCAGCCAGGCGGGCAGCACGTCGCGCATGGTCTTCATCAGCCCGAAGAAGTAGTAGGGCCCGTCGACCTTGTCCATCGCCCCGGTCTGGGAGTGGCCGACCACGATGGAGGGCCGGTAGACCCGCCACGGCACGGTGCCCTCCTCGCGCACGATCCGCTCGGACTCGTACTTGGTGCGGTGGTAGGGCGAGGGCAGGTGCTGGCCCTCGGCGAACATCGTCTCGTCGAAGGCCCCCTGCAGCTCACCGGCCGCGGCGACCGAGCTGACCTGGTGGAAGCAGCCGACGTCGAGGTCGGCGGCCAGCGCCAGGGCGTGCCGGGTGCCGCCGACGTTCATCGCCTCGTTGGTGGCGTCGTCGGCCGTCATGTCGTAGACCGCGGCGAGGTGGAAGAAGTGCTCGATCCCGCCGCGGTGCTCGGCGACCCACGCCGGGTCGACGCCGAGCGCCTCGGTCGACAGGTCGCCCACCACGGGGACGACCCGGCCGGTGCCCCAGTGCCGCACCAGCGCCTCCATGCGGGGCAGCGAGCCCTCGCGCACCAGCACGAAGACCTCGCCCTCGCGGTGGTCGAGCAGCTCCTCCACCAGGAATCGGCCGATGAACCCGGTGGCGCCGGTCACGAAGTAGGACATGGCCGGACAGTACTCGTCGCGATCCCCGCGCGGGAGTCTCGCGGAGCGCGCTACTCCTGCTTGCCGCCGCCGAACATGATCTCGTCCCAGCTCGGCACGGAGGCGCGGCCACGGCTCTTGCGGACCGGTCGGCGCACCGGGGGCTCCGGCTGGACCTCCGGCTCGGTCTCGGGCTCCGGCTCGGTCTCCGCGACGGGGGCGGGCTCCGGCTCGGGCTCCGGGTCCGGCGCGGGCTCGGGCTCGGGCTCGGGCGAGACCATGCCGATGGCGTCCTCGCCCAGCGGCAGCTCCTCGTCGTCGAGGGAGACCCGGCGCCTGGCCCGGGCCTGCTGCAGGTCGTCGAGAGGCGCGGCCAGCGTGGCGGTGGCGATGACCTCGCCCACGAGCCAGCGCGCGTCCTCGTCGTCGAGGAGCACGTAGCTGCCGGGCATGTCGTAGGTGAAGTGCGCGAGCCCCGAGCGTGGCCGGGTCTCGAACTCGGCGGTCAGGGTCCAGCGCCCGTCCTCGCGACGCCAGGCGTCCCACGTCACGACGTCGGGCCCGATGTGCTCGGAGCGCAGGTGCGCCTCGACCGCCTCGCCGAGGCTGCGCACGCCGTCGGCGCCCGCGGTGCGCCGCACCGAGCTGCGCTGCGCACGCTGGGCCACGTGCTCGCGCTCGGCGAGCACCGGGCCGGCGTACGGCATGATCTTGTCGACGCTGGTCTGGGCCGCCTCGGCCACGGCCTCGGGGCTCTCGCCCGCCCGGATCCGTGCCTGGATGTCGCGGGGGCGCAGGACGCTGTCCATGGTCATCTCCAACTGGCCGAGTCGTGAGGTCTCGCCGCGCAGGGCGGCCCGGAGCCTGGCGTCGACGTCGAGGTCGTGCTCGACACCGGCGTCGTCGACCATGAGCAGGCGCTTCCCGTCCTCGCTCACCCCCGCGAGGGTCAGGTGCACCATCTCAGGTCCACCTCCTCGATCACCGGTGCCGGCGACGTGCCGACAGCTGTCCTGAGCCTACGCCAGCCACGGCCGCCAGCCGTGGACGCCGTGCCCTGCGCGCAGCGGGTCGTGGGTAGCCTCGCCGGGTGCCACCAGTCGAGCCCGCCCCCACCCTGGTCGTCCTCGACCTCATCGGCATCTTCGTCTTCGCCATCTCCGGCGCCCTGGTGGCGGTGCGCAAGGAGCTCGACCTCTTCGCGGTGCTGGTCCTGGCCGGCACCACCGGCCTGGGCGGCGGGTTCCTGCGCGACGTGCTCATCGACGCCACCCCGCCCGCGGCGCTCGCCGACTGGCGCTACCTCCTGGTGCCGGTGGGCGCGGGGCTGCTGACCTTCGCGTTCCACCCGACGCTGGGCCGGATGGAGCGGCTGGTGACCGTCTTCGACGCCTTCGGCCTGGCGCTCTTCTGCGTGGCGGGCGCCCTGAAGGCCGTCGACTACGGGCTCGGCCCGCTGCCCGCGGCGCTGCTCGGCATGGTCACCGGCATCGGCGGCGGGATGGTGCGCGACGTCCTCGCCGGCCGGGTGCCGATCATCTTCCGCGGCGAGCTCTACGCGACCCCGGCGCTGGCCGGTGCGATGGTCGCGGTGCTGATGGAGCGCGGTGGCCTGCCGGTGGTGGTGGCGGCGTTGACCGGCGCCACGGTCTGCCTGGCGTGGCGGCTGCTGGCGGTCTGGCGCGACTGGCAGGCGCCCCTGCCGCGGGGATCGGCCAGCGTCTGACCGACCGCCGGCGGATCAGTCGCCCAGCACCCGCCGCAGGTAGGCGTTGGTGAGCACCCGGTCGGGGTCGAGGCGCTCGCGCACCGCCAGGAACTCCTCGAAGCGGGGGTAGGCCGGGGCGAGGTCGGCGGCGGTGCGGGTGTGCAGCTTGCCCCAGTGCGGTCGGCCGTCGTGGGCGCGCAGGATCGGCTCGAGGAGCGCGAAGTACTCCTCGTGCGGCACCGAGCGGTGGGTGTGGAAGGCCAGGTACGTCGTGTCGCGCCCGGCCGCGGTCGAGAGCGGCACGTCGTCGGCGGGCGCGACCCGGACCTCCACCGGGAAGCTGATCCGCAGCCCGGAGGCCTCGATGGCCGCCCGCGCCTCGCGCAGCGCCGCCACCCCGGCCTCGCGCGGCACGGCGTACTCCATCTCGCGGAAGACCACCGAGCGCCGGGCGGTGAAGACCCGGTGCGGCACGTCGCTGTAGGTGCGCTCGGAGAGCAGCGCCGAGCTGAGCCGGTTGAGCGGCGGCACCGCGGCGGGCACCCGTGCCGTGGCAGCGGTCAGGGCACCGAAGACGGTGTTCTGCAGCAGGTCGTCGTCGAGCCGGTGCCGCCAGCGGGGGAGCGGGCGGGCCTCGGCCAGGGGCGCGTCGAGCCGGTCGTTGCACTTGGCCTGCACCCGGTCGGTGTGCGGGAACCAGTAGAGGTCGACGTGGTGGTGGGCCGCGACCAGGTCGTCGAAGGAATCCAACGCCTCGTCCCAGCCCAGGGGCCGCTCGTGGGCCTCGAGCACGAAGAGCGGCTCGACGGCGAAGGTCAGCGTGGTCAGCACGCCGAGCGCCCCGAGGCCCAGCCGGGCCACGGCCAGCACGTCGGGGTGCTGCTCGGCGTCGGCGCGCAGCACCTCGCCGGCGCCGGTGACCATCTCCAGGCCCACCACCTGGGCGGCCAGGCCTGCGGCGACCCCGCCGGTGCCGTGGGTGCCGGTCGAGACCGCGCCGGCCAGGGTCTGCTCGGCGATGTCGCCCATGTTGTGCAGGCTCAGGCCCAGCCCCTCGAGCGTGGCGTTGAGCACGTGCAGCGGGGTGCCGGCCAGCGCGGTCACCGTCATCGCGTCGCGGTCGACGCCCAGCACCCCGCTCATCGCGCCGGGCGAGAGCATCGTGTGCTCGGGGGCGGCGATGCCGGTGAAGCTGTGGCCGGTGCCGACCATCTTCAGCGTCGTGCGCTCCTCGCGGGCGCGCCGCACCAGGGCGAGCACGTCGTCGGTGCCGCGGGGCTCGGCCACCCGGACCGGGTGTGCCGACTCGGTGCCCGACCAGTTGCGCCACATGGGTGGGACGCTAGCGCCTCGTGCGATGACACCATGGGCGGATGACGTTATGGACCGTGCTCGCCCTGCTCGTGCTCGTGCCGCTGGCCGCCTGGGCGGGGATCAGGATCCTGCGCGACCCGCACCGGAAGTGATGGTCTGCGCCGCGAGCACCGCCAGCAGCCCGGCACCCAGGGGCACCAGGTAGGCCGTCGAGGCGCCCGCGGCGTCGACGACCAGCCCCGACAGCGTCGCGCCCGGCGCGACGCCGGCCACCAGGCCCGTCTGCACCACCGACATGCCCTCGGTGAGCCGGCTGCGCGGCATCGTGGCCTCCGTCAGCGACATCGTGGCGATCATGGTCGGAGCGATCGCCGCGCCGCCGACGAGCAGCACCAGGCCCATCACCGGCACCGACCCGACCAGCGGCAGCGGCGCCATCGCCGCCGCCATCGCGAACGCGCCCCACTTCAGCCGCGTGGCGGGCCCGGCCCGCCAGATCATCGCCCCCGACACCACGCCGGCGACCAGGCTGCCCAGCGCCCACAGCGCCAGCAGCGGGCCCGCCCAGGCGCGGCTGCCCTGCTCGTCGGCGAACGCGATGGTGGTGACCTCGGCGGCGCCGAAGAGCACCCCGAGCATGGCTGAGACGGCCGCCAGCGGCACCAGCGTGCGCCACGGCAGCGGCGGGCGCGGCCCGGTGTGGCGGTCGTGCGGCTGGGGCGGGGGCTCCGTGCCGCGCTGGGAGGCGAAGAGCAGCCCGCCGAGGGTGCCGAAGACCATCGCCGAGCCGAGCCCGGCCACCGGGTGCACGGTCGTGGCGAGCACCGTGACCAGGATCGGGCCCAGGATGAAGCACGCCTCGTCGACGACGGCCTCGAGCGCGAAGGCGGTCTGCACGTCGGCCGGCGCGTCGAGCACGTGCGACCAGCGCGCCCGCACGCACGAGCCGATCTGGGGCAGGCTGGCGCCGGCCAGCGCGGCAGCGGCGTACGTCGCCGCCACGGGCCAGCCGGCCTGCACCGACCAGATCAGCGTGGTCAGCGCCAGCCCGAAGACGACGCTGGCGGCGGCCAGCACGCGGGCCTGCCCGAGCCGGTCGACGAGCCGGCCCTGGGCGATGGCCAGCAGCGCGTTGGC from Nocardioides salarius harbors:
- a CDS encoding thymidine kinase; protein product: MAELHFFTGTMDSGKSTLALQTNHNHAARGRQGRIFVTRDRAGQGRISSRLGLTHEALEVDADFDFWRHVVDSLTQGTRIDYVICDEAQFYTRDQVDQLAKIVDELQIDVFAFGILTDFRTELFPGSGRLVELADRMNVLQVEALCWCGKRATHNARTENGVMVTEGEVVVVGDVEDGEAPEPTSDADADVAYEVLCRQHHRRRLTAARAKAVSLAPEPLPFG
- a CDS encoding sulfurtransferase, yielding MSSPLISVPVLRGLLDDPHAPDVTLLDVRYRLGGPAGPEQHAAGHLPGAAYVDLDTDLAAPPATTPDGGGRHPLPATEDLQAAMRRLGVDDGRPVVVYDDWSGLAAARAWWLLRHHGHSNVRVLDGGWAAWLAGGGSVETGPVDPAPGGFTARQRRMPLVELDGVLDVDVLVDARAPERYRGEVEPMDPVAGRVPGAVNVPTTTNLTSAGTFRDAATLRALYAAEGVEPGADVAAYCGSGVTTCHDVLAMEVAGIRAALYPGSWSEWSADPSRPVERG
- a CDS encoding SDR family oxidoreductase, with the protein product MSYFVTGATGFIGRFLVEELLDHREGEVFVLVREGSLPRMEALVRHWGTGRVVPVVGDLSTEALGVDPAWVAEHRGGIEHFFHLAAVYDMTADDATNEAMNVGGTRHALALAADLDVGCFHQVSSVAAAGELQGAFDETMFAEGQHLPSPYHRTKYESERIVREEGTVPWRVYRPSIVVGHSQTGAMDKVDGPYYFFGLMKTMRDVLPAWLPLAGVDMGDTNVVPVDYVARAMDHLAHLPGRDGEAFHLVNPEPQPVVDMINAFCAAAGAPTFAIGLDRGLARRLPRALQPAGLLAAVGRVTPLQAALDLVTSRVGVPAEVLAHTSFTAVFDSRRTERALAGSGIAVPDLESYARTLYSYWEEHLDETTARDPRIRAALQGKHVVITGASSGIGQVTAHKVAQAGGVPVLVARGKDKLEEVRAAIEMRGGQALVHPCDLSDLEAIDRLCEQLAAELPSVDFVVNNAGRSIRRSLRLSHDRFHDFERTMQLNYFGAIRLVMGLLPTMQAQQRGHVVNVSSIGVQTNPPRFSAYVASKSALDSWSNVVASELVGDGVTFTGIHMPLVRTPMIAPTKIYDKFPTISPAQAADLVVEAMVARPHEINTLLGNVGAVAHTVAPKLTFRLLNMAYHVFPDSAAAKGEGGTRESEQIMLAKIFKGVHW
- the sepH gene encoding septation protein SepH — translated: MVHLTLAGVSEDGKRLLMVDDAGVEHDLDVDARLRAALRGETSRLGQLEMTMDSVLRPRDIQARIRAGESPEAVAEAAQTSVDKIMPYAGPVLAEREHVAQRAQRSSVRRTAGADGVRSLGEAVEAHLRSEHIGPDVVTWDAWRREDGRWTLTAEFETRPRSGLAHFTYDMPGSYVLLDDEDARWLVGEVIATATLAAPLDDLQQARARRRVSLDDEELPLGEDAIGMVSPEPEPEPAPDPEPEPEPAPVAETEPEPETEPEVQPEPPVRRPVRKSRGRASVPSWDEIMFGGGKQE
- a CDS encoding trimeric intracellular cation channel family protein, coding for MPPVEPAPTLVVLDLIGIFVFAISGALVAVRKELDLFAVLVLAGTTGLGGGFLRDVLIDATPPAALADWRYLLVPVGAGLLTFAFHPTLGRMERLVTVFDAFGLALFCVAGALKAVDYGLGPLPAALLGMVTGIGGGMVRDVLAGRVPIIFRGELYATPALAGAMVAVLMERGGLPVVVAALTGATVCLAWRLLAVWRDWQAPLPRGSASV
- a CDS encoding D-arabinono-1,4-lactone oxidase, which codes for MWRNWSGTESAHPVRVAEPRGTDDVLALVRRAREERTTLKMVGTGHSFTGIAAPEHTMLSPGAMSGVLGVDRDAMTVTALAGTPLHVLNATLEGLGLSLHNMGDIAEQTLAGAVSTGTHGTGGVAAGLAAQVVGLEMVTGAGEVLRADAEQHPDVLAVARLGLGALGVLTTLTFAVEPLFVLEAHERPLGWDEALDSFDDLVAAHHHVDLYWFPHTDRVQAKCNDRLDAPLAEARPLPRWRHRLDDDLLQNTVFGALTAATARVPAAVPPLNRLSSALLSERTYSDVPHRVFTARRSVVFREMEYAVPREAGVAALREARAAIEASGLRISFPVEVRVAPADDVPLSTAAGRDTTYLAFHTHRSVPHEEYFALLEPILRAHDGRPHWGKLHTRTAADLAPAYPRFEEFLAVRERLDPDRVLTNAYLRRVLGD
- a CDS encoding MFS transporter — its product is MFTSYARVLGRPGALRFSLTGMFARLPISMVGLGIVLLVEASTGSYGLAGAVSAAYMLANALLAIAQGRLVDRLGQARVLAAASVVFGLALTTLIWSVQAGWPVAATYAAAALAGASLPQIGSCVRARWSHVLDAPADVQTAFALEAVVDEACFILGPILVTVLATTVHPVAGLGSAMVFGTLGGLLFASQRGTEPPPQPHDRHTGPRPPLPWRTLVPLAAVSAMLGVLFGAAEVTTIAFADEQGSRAWAGPLLALWALGSLVAGVVSGAMIWRAGPATRLKWGAFAMAAAMAPLPLVGSVPVMGLVLLVGGAAIAPTMIATMSLTEATMPRSRLTEGMSVVQTGLVAGVAPGATLSGLVVDAAGASTAYLVPLGAGLLAVLAAQTITSGAGRAGS